A single window of Nocardia sp. NBC_01327 DNA harbors:
- a CDS encoding glutathione S-transferase family protein — protein sequence MTTSKSEPGSYVEPGEFKRDTNYITTRITADGRDGYPVESGRYRLIAARACPWANRTIIVRRLLGLESALSLGLCGPTHDKRSWTFDLDPGEVDPVLGIHFLRDAYLARYPDYPRGITVPAVVDVSTGQVATNDYAQMTLDFSTEWTEYHRPGAPRLYPEDLREEIDVVNKRVYTEVNNGVYRCGFAGDQAAYDAAYDRLFTALDWLTERLSTQRYLVGDTITEADVRLFTTLVRFDPVYHGHFKCNRDKLTELPVLWSYARDLYQTPGFGDTVDFTQIKQHYYIVHTDINPTQIVPKGPDLANWLTPHGREALGGKPFGDGTPPPPPLLTERVPSAHTPG from the coding sequence GTGACCACGTCGAAATCGGAGCCAGGCAGCTACGTCGAACCCGGCGAGTTCAAGCGCGATACGAACTACATCACCACGCGCATCACCGCCGACGGGCGTGACGGATATCCGGTCGAATCCGGCCGCTATCGGCTGATCGCGGCGCGCGCGTGCCCCTGGGCCAATCGCACCATCATCGTGCGCCGGCTACTGGGCCTGGAATCGGCGCTGTCCCTGGGGCTGTGCGGGCCCACGCACGATAAGCGCAGCTGGACCTTCGATCTGGATCCCGGCGAGGTGGATCCGGTGCTAGGCATCCATTTCCTGCGTGATGCCTACCTGGCGCGGTATCCCGACTATCCGCGCGGCATCACGGTGCCCGCCGTCGTGGATGTGTCGACCGGGCAGGTCGCCACCAACGACTACGCGCAGATGACCCTCGACTTCTCCACCGAGTGGACCGAATACCACCGGCCCGGCGCACCCCGGCTGTATCCCGAGGATCTGCGCGAAGAGATCGACGTGGTCAACAAGCGCGTCTACACCGAGGTCAACAATGGCGTCTACCGCTGCGGATTCGCCGGTGACCAGGCCGCCTACGACGCCGCCTACGACCGGCTCTTCACCGCGCTGGACTGGCTCACCGAACGACTCTCGACACAGCGATACCTGGTGGGCGACACCATTACCGAGGCGGATGTGCGGCTGTTCACCACGCTGGTCCGCTTCGATCCGGTCTACCACGGCCATTTCAAATGCAATCGGGACAAGCTCACCGAGCTCCCGGTGCTGTGGTCCTACGCCCGCGACCTCTACCAGACACCGGGCTTCGGCGACACGGTCGACTTCACGCAGATCAAGCAGCACTACTACATCGTCCACACGGACATAAACCCCACGCAGATCGTCCCCAAGGGGCCCGATCTGGCCAACTGGCTGACCCCGCACGGCCGGGAAGCCCTGGGCGGCAAGCCCTTCGGTGACGGCACCCCGCCCCCGCCGCCGCTTCTGACCGAACGAGTCCCCTCCGCGCACACCCCGGGCTGA
- a CDS encoding VOC family protein, which produces MTDTTSSVKTATVVWPTLVYRDARAAITFLEQAFGFETTASYGEGDVVDHAELAWPGGGAVMLGSVRENMALACQPPGAGSVYIALDDPDTVYARAKAAGAEITKELTDETDYESRGFTCRDPEGVYWSFGTYRGAQSH; this is translated from the coding sequence ATGACAGATACGACATCCTCAGTAAAGACCGCGACCGTCGTGTGGCCCACCCTGGTCTACCGCGACGCCCGCGCCGCGATCACCTTCCTGGAGCAGGCTTTCGGCTTCGAGACCACCGCCAGCTACGGCGAGGGCGACGTCGTCGATCACGCCGAGCTGGCCTGGCCCGGCGGCGGCGCCGTCATGCTCGGCTCCGTCCGCGAGAACATGGCGCTGGCCTGCCAGCCTCCGGGCGCGGGCTCGGTCTACATCGCCCTCGATGATCCGGACACGGTCTACGCCCGCGCCAAGGCGGCAGGCGCCGAGATCACCAAGGAACTCACCGACGAAACCGATTACGAATCCCGTGGTTTCACCTGCCGCGACCCCGAGGGCGTCTACTGGAGCTTCGGCACCTACCGGGGCGCACAGTCGCACTGA